Proteins co-encoded in one Stenotrophomonas maltophilia genomic window:
- the modA gene encoding molybdate ABC transporter substrate-binding protein, which yields MKRVGLLLLGLLATVPALAADLTVSAASSLTESFRELGTAYEKAHPGTKVDFNFAASGVLLQQISRGAPVDVFASADETTMDQAQQQDLLAAGTREVFAVNALWVVVPPQAKAAPRTLKDLAGAGVQRIALGNPDSVPVGRYAKGALEAAGLWPSVQGKTITTQNVRQSLDYVARGEVDAGFVYATDAQAMPDRVRRAFAVPVAGRIAYPLAVTKASAQPVEAKRFTTFVRSAQGQAILAKHGFGKP from the coding sequence ATGAAACGAGTTGGACTGTTGTTGCTGGGACTGCTGGCCACGGTGCCGGCCTTGGCGGCCGACCTGACGGTGTCGGCGGCATCGAGCTTGACCGAGAGCTTCCGCGAACTGGGCACCGCCTATGAGAAGGCACACCCGGGAACCAAGGTCGATTTCAACTTCGCCGCGTCCGGCGTGCTGCTGCAGCAGATCAGCCGCGGCGCGCCGGTGGATGTGTTCGCGTCGGCCGATGAAACCACGATGGACCAGGCCCAGCAGCAGGACCTGCTGGCGGCCGGCACCCGCGAGGTGTTCGCGGTGAACGCGCTGTGGGTGGTGGTGCCGCCGCAGGCCAAGGCTGCGCCGCGTACCTTGAAGGACCTGGCCGGTGCCGGTGTGCAGCGCATCGCACTGGGCAACCCGGACAGCGTGCCGGTCGGCCGCTATGCCAAGGGCGCGCTGGAAGCGGCGGGCCTGTGGCCGTCGGTGCAGGGCAAGACCATCACCACGCAGAACGTTCGCCAGTCGCTGGACTACGTGGCGCGCGGTGAAGTGGATGCCGGCTTCGTCTATGCCACCGATGCGCAGGCGATGCCTGATCGGGTGCGCCGTGCCTTCGCGGTGCCGGTGGCGGGGCGCATTGCCTATCCGTTGGCGGTGACCAAGGCCAGTGCGCAACCGGTTGAAGCCAAGCGCTTCACCACCTTCGTGCGTTCGGCACAGGGCCAGGCGATCCTGGCCAAGCATGGGTTCGGCAAGCCCTGA
- a CDS encoding bestrophin family protein, whose amino-acid sequence MTHRLPDVETRMRRQPTLWDVAFAVRGTILPRIALHLLLISIVTAGAVLASTEHPGIFARFSAVPFTLIGIALSVFMSFRNNACYSRWWEARHLWGDLVIACRSIARQTSLLDPNSRAQILRGLCGFSAGLYSRLRRADEAHAIAPWWDIGKASQGPNPTDAVLQGIGLKLAHLAHEGRIDSIQYSVMDKQLANLARIQGGCERILNTPIPFSYSLLLHRTAIVFCTTLPFALAGTLGWWTFLPVLIVAYTFFGLDALGRQLEEPFSSAPNALPIYSMQRTIETELMSTLALTAVDQESVQQPGREE is encoded by the coding sequence ATGACACACCGTCTCCCAGATGTTGAAACGAGAATGCGAAGGCAGCCGACGTTGTGGGACGTTGCGTTTGCCGTCAGGGGTACCATCCTGCCCAGGATCGCATTGCATCTACTACTGATTAGCATTGTGACCGCAGGAGCGGTGCTCGCATCAACGGAGCATCCAGGAATCTTTGCTCGCTTCAGTGCCGTTCCGTTCACGCTCATTGGTATCGCACTTTCCGTATTCATGAGCTTTCGAAACAACGCTTGCTACTCCAGATGGTGGGAGGCGAGGCACCTTTGGGGTGACCTGGTCATAGCGTGTCGCTCAATAGCCAGGCAGACGTCCCTGCTGGATCCAAACAGCCGAGCACAGATCCTGCGAGGCCTGTGTGGCTTCAGTGCTGGCCTCTATTCTCGACTGCGCCGGGCCGACGAAGCCCATGCGATCGCACCTTGGTGGGATATTGGCAAGGCATCACAAGGCCCGAATCCGACGGACGCTGTGCTCCAGGGCATTGGCTTGAAGCTTGCCCATCTGGCTCATGAGGGAAGGATCGACTCGATTCAGTACTCGGTGATGGATAAGCAGCTTGCCAACTTGGCTCGTATCCAGGGGGGGTGCGAGAGGATACTCAATACTCCGATTCCATTCTCGTATTCGCTGCTGCTTCACCGGACTGCGATCGTATTCTGCACAACACTTCCTTTTGCGCTGGCAGGAACATTGGGGTGGTGGACCTTTTTACCGGTGCTCATTGTGGCGTACACGTTTTTTGGTCTCGATGCGCTGGGCCGTCAGCTGGAGGAGCCATTCAGTTCCGCGCCGAACGCGCTCCCGATCTACTCAATGCAGAGGACGATCGAGACAGAGCTAATGTCAACGCTGGCTCTGACTGCGGTCGATCAGGAGTCGGTACAGCAGCCAGGTAGGGAGGAGTGA
- a CDS encoding molybdopterin molybdotransferase MoeA — MIPYCEALQHLLDAATPLPAERVPLHEAGGRTLASDIHSGQSLPPFDNSAMDGFALRANGATFEAGTEFAVQGWQAAGDAGAEGGEGAWEIMTGARMPVGLDTVVPVENVEILASEDGRPTRIALTATVKPGQNVRLRGQDVREGERVLCAGQVLDINARTLLHALGVGEVAVVARPRAAVIATGKELVTEAAQALESGQIRDSNRPYLVGRLQAAGAEVVWQGTVGDDVAAFNAVLDEALAAGAQLLISTGAVSAGRYDFVPDALRGRGARIVFHKVAIRPGKPLLFAVLPNGALYFGLPGNPVSAAVGQRFFVEPVLRRLLGLAPEPVLRLPLQADVRKPPGLRFHARARVEMDGQGRLSARVLSGQESFRLMSMLQANAWVVLEAEGDLASAGTFVRVQGWGHHEPVQLVSQES; from the coding sequence ATGATTCCCTATTGCGAAGCCTTGCAGCACCTGCTGGACGCGGCCACGCCGCTGCCGGCCGAGCGCGTGCCGCTGCATGAAGCCGGCGGCCGTACCCTGGCCAGTGACATCCACAGCGGGCAGTCGTTGCCGCCGTTCGACAATTCGGCGATGGACGGCTTTGCGCTGCGCGCCAACGGCGCGACGTTCGAGGCCGGTACCGAATTCGCGGTGCAGGGCTGGCAGGCAGCCGGCGATGCCGGCGCCGAAGGCGGCGAGGGTGCCTGGGAAATCATGACCGGAGCGCGCATGCCGGTTGGCCTGGATACGGTGGTGCCGGTCGAGAACGTGGAGATCCTCGCCAGCGAGGACGGCCGCCCGACCCGCATCGCGCTGACCGCGACGGTGAAGCCGGGCCAGAACGTGCGCCTGCGCGGCCAGGACGTGCGCGAGGGTGAGCGCGTGCTGTGCGCCGGCCAGGTGCTGGATATCAATGCCCGCACCCTGCTGCACGCCCTGGGCGTGGGTGAGGTGGCGGTGGTGGCGCGGCCGAGGGCGGCGGTGATCGCCACCGGCAAGGAACTGGTGACCGAGGCGGCGCAGGCGCTGGAATCGGGCCAGATCCGTGACAGCAATCGCCCCTACCTGGTGGGCCGCCTGCAGGCGGCCGGTGCCGAGGTGGTCTGGCAGGGCACGGTGGGCGACGACGTGGCCGCGTTCAATGCGGTGCTGGATGAAGCGCTGGCCGCTGGCGCGCAGCTGCTGATCAGTACCGGCGCGGTGTCGGCCGGCCGCTACGACTTCGTTCCCGATGCGCTGCGTGGCCGTGGTGCGCGCATCGTCTTCCATAAGGTGGCGATCCGCCCCGGCAAGCCGTTGTTGTTCGCGGTGTTGCCCAATGGCGCGCTGTACTTCGGCCTGCCCGGCAACCCGGTTTCGGCTGCCGTGGGCCAGCGCTTCTTCGTCGAGCCGGTACTGCGCCGCCTGCTGGGGCTTGCACCGGAACCGGTGTTGCGGCTGCCGCTGCAGGCCGACGTGCGCAAGCCGCCCGGTCTGCGCTTCCACGCGCGGGCGCGGGTGGAAATGGACGGGCAGGGGCGCCTGAGTGCGCGCGTACTGTCCGGGCAGGAGTCGTTCCGTTTGATGTCCATGCTGCAGGCCAACGCCTGGGTGGTGCTGGAGGCCGAGGGAGACCTGGCCAGCGCTGGCACCTTCGTGCGCGTGCAGGGCTGGGGTCACCACGAACCGGTGCAGCTGGTGAGCCAGGAGTCATGA
- the modB gene encoding molybdate ABC transporter permease subunit codes for MDLDWSALWLSLKVAGWATAINLVLGVALGALLARRRFPGRELLDSLLTLPMVLPPTVLGYYLLVLIGRNGPIGAWLQSWFGINLVFTWQAAVIAAAVASLPLVFKPARAAFEEVDGQLEQAARTLGVSEAAVFFRITLPLAWRGILAGLLLAFARAMGEFGATLMVAGSIPGRTQTLSIAIYEAVQAGQDGKANALVILTSVVCIVILLLAARLVGGRRRELRDVA; via the coding sequence ATGGATCTCGACTGGAGCGCACTGTGGTTGTCGCTGAAGGTGGCCGGCTGGGCCACCGCGATCAATCTGGTGCTGGGCGTGGCACTGGGCGCGCTGCTGGCACGTCGGCGATTTCCTGGCCGTGAGCTGCTGGATTCGCTGCTGACCCTGCCGATGGTGCTGCCGCCGACCGTGCTGGGGTATTACCTGCTGGTGCTGATCGGCCGCAACGGCCCGATCGGCGCGTGGCTGCAGTCGTGGTTCGGCATCAACCTGGTGTTCACCTGGCAGGCGGCGGTGATCGCTGCGGCGGTGGCCTCGCTGCCGCTGGTGTTCAAGCCGGCACGCGCGGCGTTCGAGGAAGTGGATGGACAGTTGGAGCAGGCCGCACGCACGCTCGGTGTGTCCGAAGCAGCGGTGTTCTTCCGCATCACGCTGCCGCTGGCGTGGCGCGGCATCCTCGCCGGCCTGCTGCTGGCGTTTGCACGCGCGATGGGCGAGTTCGGCGCGACGCTGATGGTGGCGGGCAGCATTCCCGGCCGCACGCAGACGCTGTCGATCGCCATCTACGAAGCGGTGCAGGCCGGCCAGGACGGCAAGGCCAATGCGCTGGTGATCCTGACCTCGGTGGTGTGCATCGTGATCCTGCTGCTGGCCGCGCGGCTGGTGGGCGGACGTCGCCGGGAGCTGCGTGATGTGGCTTGA
- a CDS encoding sigma-54-dependent transcriptional regulator, producing MTPKSANQSSEERANGDLAWPDLARSSILIVDDEPGMRSFLVRALRPRCKVVEAAADTIEAEQHLTERHFDIVIVDNVLPGKSGIAWLEDQRRGGVLADFILITAYADLDSAIGAIRAGAADFLLKPFRTNQLLAAISRCLERGRLRRENAILRHELHGSGAPAALRDRLTGSSRAIQATKDLIAKVAPLPSSVLFTGESGSGKEVAARSLHALSARASHPFIPINCAAVPSELIDVELFGSLKGTFSGANSSRQGLVAYAEGGTLLFDEVADLPLALQGKLLRMLEDRRIRPVGADREIPIDVRFIFSTNKNLVAEVKNGTFRSDLYYRINVLEVSLPRLHDRGADVLELAAGFMRELGLQLGLQPIPIDERIRAYLQSYSWPGNVRELHNYVERSLILGHFPTQLERLESLSDPRSRLLSEVERRHILAVLRETGGDRERAATILGISRKTIDRKCSSWNVSA from the coding sequence ATGACGCCAAAGAGCGCCAACCAATCTTCCGAAGAGCGCGCAAACGGCGATCTTGCATGGCCGGACCTTGCGCGCTCATCGATACTGATCGTTGACGACGAACCTGGCATGCGTAGCTTCTTGGTTCGTGCCTTGCGACCGCGATGCAAAGTTGTGGAAGCTGCAGCTGACACCATTGAAGCGGAGCAGCATCTGACGGAGCGCCACTTTGACATCGTGATTGTGGACAACGTGTTGCCAGGGAAGAGTGGCATCGCGTGGCTGGAGGACCAGCGCAGGGGAGGGGTCTTGGCCGACTTCATTCTGATTACTGCGTACGCAGACTTGGATTCCGCTATCGGCGCTATCCGCGCGGGAGCGGCTGATTTTCTTCTCAAGCCTTTCAGAACCAATCAGTTGCTGGCCGCTATATCGCGCTGCCTGGAACGCGGTCGCCTACGGCGGGAGAATGCCATTCTCCGTCACGAGCTACATGGCTCCGGTGCACCAGCTGCGCTTCGAGACAGGCTCACAGGTAGCTCGCGTGCGATTCAGGCCACCAAGGATCTGATCGCGAAGGTCGCACCACTGCCCAGTAGCGTGCTGTTCACTGGAGAATCCGGCTCTGGAAAGGAGGTTGCCGCAAGATCGCTGCACGCGTTGTCCGCACGGGCATCTCATCCTTTCATTCCAATAAATTGTGCAGCTGTTCCCAGCGAGTTGATTGACGTTGAACTGTTCGGGAGTCTCAAAGGAACGTTCAGTGGAGCGAACTCGTCTCGCCAAGGACTGGTCGCCTATGCAGAAGGCGGAACATTGCTGTTTGACGAAGTCGCTGATCTTCCCTTGGCTCTCCAAGGAAAGCTGCTAAGGATGCTTGAAGATAGACGGATACGACCAGTTGGCGCAGATCGGGAGATTCCGATCGATGTCAGATTCATCTTCTCAACCAACAAGAATTTGGTTGCGGAAGTGAAGAATGGAACATTCCGGTCGGATCTCTACTATCGCATCAACGTTCTCGAGGTGTCGCTTCCTCGCCTTCATGACCGCGGCGCTGATGTGTTGGAGCTGGCGGCGGGCTTCATGCGTGAGCTGGGGCTGCAGCTTGGCCTTCAACCGATTCCGATCGACGAAAGGATCCGGGCATATCTTCAGAGCTACTCGTGGCCCGGGAACGTCCGCGAGCTTCACAACTACGTTGAGCGTAGCCTGATACTCGGACACTTTCCGACTCAGCTTGAGCGGTTGGAGTCACTCTCTGACCCACGAAGCCGGCTGCTCTCGGAGGTCGAGCGCAGGCACATCCTTGCAGTGCTTCGTGAGACTGGCGGAGATCGCGAAAGAGCGGCCACGATCTTGGGCATATCGCGAAAGACGATTGATCGTAAGTGCTCCAGTTGGAATGTATCAGCCTAG
- the moaCB gene encoding bifunctional molybdenum cofactor biosynthesis protein MoaC/MoaB, producing MSGELNAAFHMADVRDKRITRRRAVAVGELHAGPVAYPLIVERRLPKGDALVMAEIAGLQGAKMASMLMPLCHPLPLELVQVFCAPVPERQAIRVWCECASEARTGVEMEALAGVNAALLTLYDLSKPVEPALRIEGIRLLFKEGGKRGVWLHPDGMDDAERTRFKPRAPKGLEGAACAVITLSDRASDGTYEDISGPTLVTGLKKLGGEVVAAEVLPDGIEPLAGRLQALAAEGVRLCLCTGGTGLGPRDLTPEALRSLNARPVHGLAQMVRALSAQHTPMAWLSRAEVVQLGNMLVFALPGSPKAAAQCLDILAPVLGHALAMVEGDGHS from the coding sequence ATGAGTGGGGAATTGAATGCGGCCTTCCATATGGCCGATGTCCGCGACAAGCGCATCACCCGCCGACGTGCGGTGGCGGTGGGCGAGCTGCATGCCGGTCCAGTGGCCTATCCGCTGATCGTCGAGCGCCGCCTGCCCAAGGGCGATGCGCTGGTGATGGCCGAGATTGCCGGCCTGCAGGGCGCCAAGATGGCCTCGATGCTGATGCCACTGTGCCACCCGCTGCCGCTGGAACTGGTGCAGGTGTTCTGCGCGCCGGTACCGGAACGGCAGGCGATCCGCGTGTGGTGCGAGTGCGCCAGCGAGGCGCGCACCGGCGTGGAGATGGAGGCACTGGCCGGCGTCAACGCGGCGCTGCTTACCCTGTACGACCTGAGCAAGCCGGTGGAACCGGCCCTGCGCATCGAAGGTATCCGCCTGCTGTTCAAGGAAGGCGGCAAGCGCGGTGTCTGGCTGCACCCCGACGGCATGGACGATGCCGAGCGCACGCGTTTCAAGCCGCGTGCGCCGAAGGGCCTGGAGGGCGCGGCCTGCGCGGTGATCACGCTGAGCGATCGCGCCAGCGACGGCACCTATGAGGATATCTCTGGCCCGACCCTGGTGACCGGCCTGAAAAAGCTGGGCGGCGAGGTGGTGGCCGCTGAGGTGTTGCCCGATGGCATCGAGCCATTGGCGGGTCGCCTGCAGGCCTTGGCCGCCGAGGGCGTGCGCCTGTGCCTGTGTACCGGTGGTACCGGACTGGGCCCGCGTGACCTGACCCCGGAGGCGCTCCGTTCCCTGAACGCGCGGCCGGTACATGGCCTGGCGCAGATGGTGCGCGCGCTGAGTGCACAGCACACGCCGATGGCCTGGCTGAGCCGCGCCGAGGTGGTGCAGCTGGGCAACATGCTGGTGTTCGCGCTGCCCGGCAGCCCGAAGGCGGCGGCGCAGTGCCTGGATATCCTGGCGCCGGTACTGGGCCACGCCCTGGCGATGGTCGAGGGGGATGGCCACTCATGA
- the moaA gene encoding GTP 3',8-cyclase MoaA, with protein sequence MSAELIRAPEPVGEGALADHPRQLTDGFGRSFPYLRLSLTEACNFRCSYCLPDGYQADGRPRFLQVEEIARLVRAFAALGMSKIRLTGGEPSLRKDLDEIIATVAAVPGIRKVAITTNGTLLPRRLPGWHRAGLTALNVSMDSLQRERFKTITGHDRLPEIEQGLALAQALGLPAIKLNAVLLRGLNDDELPQWMDYLRDRPFSVRFIELMRTGDNEAYFQRHHLRADVVIEQLLAAGWHERPRAADAGPAREYSHPDHRGTVGIIAPYSRDFCKGCNRLRVTAKGDLRLCLFGEFGVPLRPLLQSDDDHDALLARITTQLGLKAAGHGLHQGQTGLTPHLASIGG encoded by the coding sequence ATGTCAGCCGAGCTCATTCGGGCGCCAGAGCCGGTAGGTGAGGGCGCACTGGCAGATCATCCCCGCCAACTCACCGACGGTTTCGGACGCAGCTTTCCGTACCTGCGCCTTTCGTTGACCGAAGCCTGCAACTTCCGTTGCAGCTACTGCCTGCCCGACGGCTACCAGGCCGATGGCCGCCCGCGCTTCCTGCAGGTGGAAGAAATCGCGCGCCTGGTGCGTGCGTTTGCCGCGCTGGGCATGAGCAAGATCCGCCTGACCGGCGGCGAGCCCAGCCTGCGCAAGGACCTGGATGAGATCATCGCCACCGTGGCGGCGGTGCCGGGCATCCGCAAGGTGGCCATCACCACCAATGGCACGTTGCTACCGCGGCGCCTGCCGGGCTGGCACCGCGCCGGCCTGACCGCGCTGAACGTGAGCATGGACAGCCTGCAGCGCGAACGTTTCAAGACCATCACCGGGCATGACCGCCTGCCGGAGATCGAACAGGGCCTGGCCCTGGCGCAGGCGCTGGGCCTGCCGGCGATCAAGCTCAATGCGGTGCTGCTGCGTGGCCTGAACGACGACGAGCTGCCGCAGTGGATGGACTACCTGCGTGACCGCCCCTTCAGCGTGCGCTTCATCGAACTGATGCGCACCGGCGACAACGAAGCCTATTTCCAGCGCCACCACCTGCGCGCCGACGTGGTGATCGAGCAGCTGCTGGCGGCTGGCTGGCACGAACGGCCGCGCGCCGCCGATGCCGGCCCGGCGCGTGAGTACAGCCACCCGGACCATCGCGGCACGGTGGGCATCATCGCCCCGTATTCGCGTGACTTCTGCAAGGGCTGCAACCGCCTGCGGGTGACCGCCAAGGGTGACCTGCGGCTGTGCCTGTTCGGCGAGTTCGGCGTGCCGCTGCGCCCGCTGCTGCAGAGCGACGATGACCATGACGCGCTGCTGGCACGCATTACCACGCAGCTTGGCCTGAAAGCGGCCGGGCATGGACTGCACCAGGGCCAGACCGGGCTGACCCCGCACCTGGCCTCCATCGGAGGATGA
- the mobA gene encoding molybdenum cofactor guanylyltransferase, whose translation MNVHTITNIPTDGIVLAGGLSSRMGRDKALLPWHGRTLLEHMRGLLRQAGAERVWVSGNYPAFGGIPDRVARCGPLGGLYSVAMCMPDAAALVLPVDTPNVTPALLQRLRDAPSAACVLFAEEPLPMRLQIDDHCRHVLRELIENPAAHRSLHALRERLGAIELPLADSEYDQLLNCNTSTELEFIAS comes from the coding sequence ATGAATGTGCACACGATCACGAACATTCCCACTGACGGCATCGTGCTGGCCGGTGGTCTTTCCAGCCGGATGGGCCGTGACAAGGCGCTGCTACCGTGGCACGGGCGAACCCTGCTAGAGCACATGCGTGGCCTGCTGCGACAGGCAGGTGCGGAAAGGGTATGGGTGAGTGGCAACTACCCGGCCTTCGGTGGCATTCCTGATCGCGTGGCACGCTGCGGCCCGTTGGGCGGGCTCTACAGTGTGGCCATGTGCATGCCGGACGCTGCCGCTCTGGTGCTTCCGGTGGATACGCCCAATGTGACCCCGGCGTTACTACAACGGTTACGTGATGCGCCTTCGGCTGCCTGTGTGCTGTTTGCGGAAGAACCCCTGCCGATGCGGTTGCAGATTGATGACCATTGCCGGCATGTGTTGCGGGAATTGATCGAGAATCCGGCGGCGCACCGCTCGCTACACGCCCTGCGAGAACGCTTGGGCGCAATCGAGCTGCCACTGGCGGATAGCGAATACGACCAGCTACTCAACTGCAACACCTCAACCGAGCTCGAGTTCATTGCATCATGA
- a CDS encoding cache domain-containing protein — translation MNRARSVRFRLLLIAILPMFVILPAIVGGLIYQWDLRFDRLLASKVGGDLKVAGQYMNQLLVNDRATLAAIADSQSFHGVISQGVNKNAELGSLLASKAQGGSLDFIALLDSNGRLLASSEPASPAELDLDWSVIEKALKGASSVEVGVVSRDDLMEISPKLAARAEVIRPHNARNPVDSAQSEKRGLMIQAATPVALPNNQVGVLIAGTLLNHNTEFIKQITDLVYRDKALRTGATGIASIFLGDTRISTNALLAGGNPASGTRVSSEVAEAVLGQGKTWQARAYVVNDWYIAGYMPILNGRGVPIGMLFVGFLEEPFTTARRNSIGAIVFGCLLVAVITVPLFLYIARGVFKPLERMDQAIGRVKAGDRSARSGAGASNDEIGRVASHLDQLLCQLEEKERQLVAWNEELNSRVEERTAGLALANRRLEETTQHLIVTEKLATIGEIAAGIAHEINNPLAVMQGNLELLRDSIREPEGQGFGEEIDLIEDQIGRISTIVSKLLQFSKPSEYSGHSELLEPATLMLETLPLIQHLIKRHPVKIEKNFLSTRLVTGNRGELQQILVNLLINAIYVMQKGGTLGLATLDVDDVHGHPGVALRVSDTGSGIPQDILVRIFEPFFTTKHRQGTGLGLSISQMLANRHGGSLSVVRTGLTGTVIELWMPEAADDELL, via the coding sequence ATGAACCGAGCGCGCTCAGTTCGCTTCCGCCTGCTTCTAATCGCGATCCTTCCAATGTTTGTGATCCTGCCGGCTATCGTCGGCGGACTCATCTACCAATGGGATTTGCGCTTCGACCGACTGCTCGCCTCGAAGGTTGGCGGGGACCTGAAAGTTGCGGGACAGTACATGAACCAGCTGCTCGTCAACGACCGCGCGACGCTGGCTGCGATTGCTGATTCGCAGAGCTTCCATGGCGTCATTAGCCAGGGGGTCAACAAGAATGCAGAGCTTGGCAGCCTACTAGCGTCGAAAGCCCAAGGTGGTTCACTAGACTTCATCGCACTGTTGGATTCAAACGGTCGCTTGTTGGCTAGTAGTGAGCCGGCCTCGCCAGCTGAGCTTGACTTGGACTGGTCAGTCATCGAAAAGGCCCTGAAGGGAGCGTCCAGCGTGGAGGTGGGGGTGGTAAGCCGGGACGATCTGATGGAGATCTCCCCAAAGCTCGCCGCACGGGCCGAGGTCATTCGTCCGCATAACGCAAGGAATCCTGTCGATTCGGCCCAGAGTGAGAAGCGGGGCCTAATGATTCAAGCTGCAACGCCGGTTGCACTTCCAAACAATCAGGTTGGCGTCTTGATTGCGGGTACTCTGCTGAACCACAACACCGAGTTCATCAAGCAGATCACTGATCTTGTCTACCGAGATAAGGCCCTGCGTACTGGCGCAACAGGGATAGCCTCCATCTTCCTTGGTGATACCCGCATCAGCACCAACGCGTTGTTGGCGGGAGGGAACCCAGCGTCGGGGACACGGGTGTCTTCTGAAGTGGCCGAGGCCGTGCTGGGCCAGGGAAAGACCTGGCAGGCGAGAGCCTACGTAGTCAATGATTGGTACATTGCCGGCTATATGCCCATTCTCAATGGCCGGGGCGTACCTATTGGTATGCTCTTCGTGGGCTTTCTGGAGGAGCCATTCACCACCGCCCGTCGAAATTCCATCGGAGCGATCGTGTTCGGTTGCCTCCTTGTTGCAGTCATCACCGTACCCCTTTTTCTGTACATCGCTCGCGGCGTGTTCAAGCCACTTGAGCGGATGGATCAGGCAATTGGACGGGTCAAGGCGGGCGACCGCAGTGCTCGCTCCGGAGCAGGGGCATCCAATGATGAAATCGGACGTGTCGCTTCGCACTTGGACCAGCTGCTCTGTCAGCTGGAAGAGAAGGAACGGCAGCTGGTCGCCTGGAACGAGGAGCTCAATTCCAGGGTAGAGGAGCGAACTGCTGGTCTCGCACTAGCCAATAGACGGTTGGAAGAGACGACCCAGCACCTGATTGTCACTGAGAAGCTGGCAACAATTGGCGAGATCGCAGCAGGAATAGCGCACGAGATCAACAATCCGCTTGCCGTCATGCAGGGGAACCTCGAGCTTCTGCGTGACTCGATCAGGGAGCCCGAGGGTCAAGGGTTTGGAGAAGAGATTGACCTCATTGAGGATCAAATTGGGCGTATCAGCACCATTGTTTCCAAGTTGCTGCAGTTCTCCAAGCCCAGTGAGTACTCCGGTCATAGTGAGCTGTTAGAGCCTGCCACGCTGATGTTGGAGACGCTGCCCCTGATTCAACACCTCATCAAGCGCCATCCCGTGAAGATAGAGAAGAACTTCCTGTCCACACGGCTCGTAACGGGCAATCGGGGCGAGCTGCAGCAAATTCTTGTGAACCTCCTGATCAATGCAATCTATGTCATGCAGAAGGGCGGAACGCTGGGATTGGCGACGTTGGACGTTGACGACGTTCATGGTCACCCTGGCGTCGCTTTGCGAGTCTCAGATACTGGAAGCGGCATTCCTCAGGACATTCTGGTCCGAATTTTTGAGCCATTCTTTACGACCAAACATCGTCAAGGTACTGGGCTGGGTCTTTCCATCAGTCAGATGCTTGCCAACCGCCACGGTGGCAGCCTGTCGGTAGTGAGAACCGGCCTGACAGGGACGGTCATTGAACTATGGATGCCCGAGGCTGCCGACGATGAACTGCTTTAG
- a CDS encoding MoaD/ThiS family protein — translation MKQVNLQLFGAFSDLDASREIAVDVAGGTVADLRQALRELLPVRWPGFRAGLLDYSAFADQQRVLRDHEALPDDGRVAILPPVSGG, via the coding sequence ATGAAACAGGTGAATCTGCAGTTGTTCGGTGCGTTTTCCGATCTGGATGCCAGCCGCGAAATCGCCGTCGATGTGGCCGGTGGCACCGTGGCCGATCTGCGCCAGGCGCTGCGCGAGCTGCTGCCGGTGCGTTGGCCGGGTTTCCGCGCGGGCCTGCTGGACTACTCGGCGTTTGCCGACCAGCAACGCGTGCTGCGCGACCACGAGGCGCTGCCCGACGATGGCCGCGTGGCGATCCTGCCACCAGTGAGCGGGGGCTGA
- a CDS encoding molybdenum cofactor biosynthesis protein MoaE: MSEKIIATVVDRAQAAIDPAEGIAAVSDPGFGGIDVFIGKVRDVNIGRPVTGITYDLFEPLVLNEFKRLAAEVEATFGPKLKLYVAHAKGRLGIGDVAVVVAAGSPHRDEAFRACRQLIEVVKHQCPIWKQEHYEDGDSEWTEGCSLCHADNEPTQAHDNAHECAHDHEHSH, translated from the coding sequence ATGAGCGAGAAGATCATCGCGACGGTGGTGGACCGCGCGCAGGCGGCGATCGATCCGGCCGAAGGCATCGCGGCGGTATCTGATCCGGGCTTCGGCGGCATCGACGTGTTCATCGGCAAGGTGCGCGACGTCAACATCGGCCGGCCGGTGACCGGGATCACGTACGACCTGTTCGAACCTTTGGTGCTGAACGAGTTCAAGCGCCTGGCGGCAGAGGTCGAGGCGACGTTCGGTCCGAAGCTGAAGCTGTATGTGGCCCACGCCAAGGGCCGGTTGGGCATTGGCGATGTGGCGGTGGTGGTGGCCGCCGGCAGCCCGCATCGAGACGAGGCATTCCGGGCCTGCCGGCAGTTGATCGAGGTGGTCAAGCACCAGTGCCCGATCTGGAAGCAGGAGCATTACGAGGACGGCGACAGCGAGTGGACCGAAGGCTGCAGTCTCTGCCATGCGGATAACGAACCCACGCAAGCTCATGACAATGCCCATGAATGTGCACACGATCACGAACATTCCCACTGA